One genomic region from Physeter macrocephalus isolate SW-GA unplaced genomic scaffold, ASM283717v5 random_121, whole genome shotgun sequence encodes:
- the LLGL1 gene encoding lethal(2) giant larvae protein homolog 1 isoform X8, whose product MLTCGAGSCAHSPERRTQSREPGPGCVCGGCFYPHVPCVSPATHRRGSEGRAAAPTCGSERARVSSGGTRWCSLRRGAPVPWGGPWIGRPIGYGAPGVEFTGLHRDAATVTQMHFLPGQGRLLTLLDDSSLHLWEVVHHNGCAHLEEALHHQPPSRPGFDGASVPDDYRCGKALGPVEALQGRLRDPARILVGYSRGLLVIWNRAARCADRIFLGTQQLESVCWERSGRTLVSSHSDGSYAVWATDAGDSPMTQPTVATTPYGPFPCKAISKILWRNCASGEHFVVFSGGMPRASYGDRHCVSVLQAETLVTLDFTSRVIDFFTVHSTRPEDEFDEPQALAVLLEEELVVLDLQTPGWPAVPAPYLAPLHSSAITCSAHVAGVPAKLWARIVSAGEQQHPTAASGASSWPITGGRNLAQEPSQRGLLLTGHEDGTVRFWDASGVALRPLYKLSTAGLFQTDCEHADSLAQAAEDDWPPFRKVGCFDPYSDDPRLGVQKVALCKYTAQMVVAGTAGQVLVLELSDEPSEQAVGVASVDLLQDREGFTWKGHERLSPRTGPLPWPAGFQPRALVQCLPPAAVTAVTLHAEWGLVAFGTSHGFGLFDYLRRSPVLARCTLHPNDSLAMEGPLSRVKSLKKSLRQSFRRIRKSRVSGKKRLTATGSKLQEANAQLAEQAGPHDVEVTPVQRRIEPRSADDSLSGVVRCLYFADTFLRDAAHHGPTMWAGTNSGSVFAYALEVPAAAANSDRRPERAVEAVLGKEVQLMHRAPVVAVAVLDGRGRPLPEPYEASRDLAQAPDMQGGHAVLIASEEQFKVFTLPKVSAKTKFKLTAHEGCRVRKVALATFASVACEDYAETCLACLTNLGDVHVFSVPGLRPQVHYACIRKEDISGIASCVFTRHGQGFYLISPSEFERFSLSARNITEPLCSLDISWPRDAMHASYRPRESPKLSQANGTPGVVLGPQSRGGSPDPTRSEGADTPEPPEATLSPTSVDSATSADTTLDTTGDVTVEDVKDFLGSSEESEKNLRNLSEEDEARACPILIG is encoded by the exons ATGCTGACGTGCGGGGCCGGCTCCTGTGCACACAGCCCGGAGAGGCGGACGCAGAGCCGTGAGCCGGGACCGGGCTGTGTGTGCGGGGGGTGCTTTTATCCTCACGTGCCCTGCGTCAGCCCCGCGACTCACAGGCGAGGAAGTGAAGGTCGCGCAGCAGCGCCCACTTGCGGGTCCGAGCGAGCCCGCGTGTCGAGTGGCGGTACAAGATGGTGCTCCTTGCGGCGAGGAGCCCCCGTGCCCTGGGGAGGCCCCTGGATAGGCAGGCCCATTGG CTACGGTGCCCCCGGCGTGGAGTTCACGGGCCTGCATCGAGACGCGGCCACCGTCACCCAGATGCACTTCCTGCCCGGCCAG GGCCGCCTCCTGACCTTGCTGGACGACAGCAGCCTCCATCTTTGGGAGGTCGTCCACCACAACGGTTGCGCCCACCTGGAGGAAGCCCTCCACCACCAGCCACCCAGTCGCCCGGGCTTTGATGGTGCCAG CGTGCCCGACGACTACCGGTGCGGCAAGGCCCTGGGCCCCGTGGAGGCGCTGCAGGGACGCCTGCGGGACCCCGCCCGGATCCTCGTCGGCTACAGCCGGGGCCTGCTGGTCATCTGGAACAGGGCCGCGCGGTGTGCCGACCGCATCTTCCTGGGCACCCAG CAGCTGGAGAGCGTGTGCTGGGAGCGCAGCGGCCGCACGCTGGTCAGCTCGCACAGCGATGGCAGCTACGCCGTCTGGGCCACGGACGCCGGCGACTCCCCGATGACACAGCCCACTGTGGCCACCACGCCCTACG GCCCCTTCCCCTGCAAAGCCATCAGCAAGATCCTGTGGCGAAACTGTGCGTCTGG CGAGCACTTCGTCGTCTTCAGCGGCGGCATGCCCCGCGCCAGCTATGGCGACCGCCACTGCGTGAGTGTGCTCCAGGCCGAGACCCTGGTGACGCTGGACTTCACCTCCCGCGTCATCGACTTCTTCACGGTGCACAGCACGCGGCCCGAGGACG AGTTCGACGAGCCGCAGGCCCTGGCCGTGCTGCTCGAAGAGGAGCTGGTGGTGCTGGACCTGCAGACGCCCGGCTGGCCGGCTGTGCCCGCCCCGTACCTGGCCCCGCTGCACTCGTCCGCCATCACCTGCTCGGCCCACGTGGCCGGCGTCCCCGCCAAGCTGTGGGCCCGCATCGTGAGCGCCGGGGAGCAGCAGCACCCCACGGCCGCCTCCGGTGCCTCG AGCTGGCCTATCACCGGGGGCCGGAACCTGGCTCAGGAGCCGTCCCAGCGAGGATTGCTGCTGACCGG CCACGAGGATGGCACCGTGCGGTTCTGGGACGCCTCCGGCGTGGCCCTGCGGCCACTCTACAAGCTGAGCACGGCCGGCCTCTTTCAGACCGACTGCGAGCACGCCGACAGCCTGGCCCAGGCCGCCGAGGACGACTGGCCGCCCTTCCGCAAG GTGGGCTGCTTCGACCCCTACAGCGACGATCCACGGCTTGGCGTGCAGAAGGTGGCGCTCTGCAAGTACACCGCCCAGATGGTGGTTGCCGGCACCGCGGGCCAG gtgCTGGTGCTGGAGTTAAGTGACGAGCCGTCGGAGCAGGCGGTGGGCGTGGCCAGCGTGGACCTCCTCCAGGACCGTGAGGGCTTCACGTGGAAGGGCCACGAGCGGCTGAGCCCACGCACAGGGCCGCTGCCCTGGCCGGCCGGCTTCCAGCCCCGCGCACTGGTCCAGTGCCTGCCGCCGGCTGCCGTCACTGCCGTCACGCTCCACGCCGAGTGGGGCCTCGTGGCCTTCGGCACCAGCCACGGCTTCGGCCTCTTTGACTACCTGCGCAGGAGCCCCGTGCTGGCCAG GTGCACCTTGCACCCCAACGACTCCCTGGCCATGGAGGGGCCGCTGTCCCGCGTGAAGTCGCTCAAGAAGTCGCTGCGCCAGTCCTTCCGGCGCATCCGCAAAAGCCGCGTCTCGGGCAAGAAGCGCTTGACCGCCACCGGCAGCAAG TTGCAGGAGGCCAATGCGCAGCTGGCGGAGCAGGCCGGCCCCCACGACGTGGAGGTGACGCCCGTGCAGCGCCGCATTGAGCCCCGCTCGGCCGACGACTCCCTCTCGGGCGTCGTGCGCTGCCTCTACTTCGCCGACACCTTCCTTCGCGACG CGGCCCACCACGGCCCCACCATGTGGGCGGGCACCAACTCGGGCTCCGTATTTGCCTACGCGCTGGAGGTGCCGGCGGCAGCGGCGAACAGCGACAGGCGGCCCGAGCGGGCAGTGGAGGCCGTGCTGGGCAAGGAGGTACAGCTGATGCACCGCGCACCCGTGGTGGCCGTGGCCGTGCTGGATGGACGCGGCCGCCCGCTGCCGGAGCCCTACGAGGCCTCAAGGGACCTGGCGCAGGCGCCCGACATGCAGGGCGGCCACGCTGTGCTTATCGCATCTGAGGAGCAGTTCAAG GTGTTCACGCTGCCCAAAGTGAGCGCCAAGACCAAGTTCAAGCTGACGGCCCACGAGGGCTGCCGAGTGCGCAAGGTGGCCCTGGCCACCTTTGCCAGCGTGGCCTGCGAGGACTACGCCGAGACCTGCCTGGCCTGCCTCACCAACCTGGGCGACGTGCATGTGTTCTCGGTGCCCGGCCTGCGGCCCCAGGTGCACTACGCCTGCATCCGCAAGGAGGACATCAGCGGCATCGCCTCCTGCGTCTTCACACGACACGGCCAGG GGTTCTACCTGATTTCCCCGTCGGAGTTTGAGCGCTTCTCCCTGAGCGCCCGGAACATCACGGAGCCGCTCTGCTCTCTGGACATCAGTTGGCCCCGCGATGCCATGCATGCCAG CTACAGGCCCCGAGAGTCGCCCAAGCTGAGCCAGGCTAACGGGACCCCTGGCGTCGTCCTGGGCCCACAGAGCCGCGGCGGAAGCCCCGATCCCACCCGCAGCGAGGGAGCTG ACACCCCGGAGCCGCCGGAGGCCACGCTCTCACCCACGTCCGTCGACTCGGCCACCAGTGCCGACACGACGCTGGACACGACAGGGGACGTGACGGTGGAGGACGTGAAGGACTTCCTGGG CTCTTCAGAGGAATCCGAAAAGAACCTGCGGAACCTGTCAGAAGAGGACGAGGCCCGAGCCTGCCCCATCCTGATCGGATGA
- the LLGL1 gene encoding lethal(2) giant larvae protein homolog 1 isoform X3, translating into MLTCGAGSCAHSPERRTQSREPGPGCVCGGCFYPHVPCVSPATHRRGSEGRAAAPTCGSERARVSSGGTRWCSLRRGAPVPWGGPWIGRPIGYGAPGVEFTGLHRDAATVTQMHFLPGQGRLLTLLDDSSLHLWEVVHHNGCAHLEEALHHQPPSRPGFDGASGLPSLARITVVLLVAAGDLAALGTEGGSVFFLDVPTLTLLEGQTLGPDEVLRSVPDDYRCGKALGPVEALQGRLRDPARILVGYSRGLLVIWNRAARCADRIFLGTQLESVCWERSGRTLVSSHSDGSYAVWATDAGDSPMTQPTVATTPYGPFPCKAISKILWRNCASGEHFVVFSGGMPRASYGDRHCVSVLQAETLVTLDFTSRVIDFFTVHSTRPEDEFDEPQALAVLLEEELVVLDLQTPGWPAVPAPYLAPLHSSAITCSAHVAGVPAKLWARIVSAGEQQHPTAASGASSWPITGGRNLAQEPSQRGLLLTGHEDGTVRFWDASGVALRPLYKLSTAGLFQTDCEHADSLAQAAEDDWPPFRKVGCFDPYSDDPRLGVQKVALCKYTAQMVVAGTAGQVLVLELSDEPSEQAVGVASVDLLQDREGFTWKGHERLSPRTGPLPWPAGFQPRALVQCLPPAAVTAVTLHAEWGLVAFGTSHGFGLFDYLRRSPVLARCTLHPNDSLAMEGPLSRVKSLKKSLRQSFRRIRKSRVSGKKRLTATGSKLQEANAQLAEQAGPHDVEVTPVQRRIEPRSADDSLSGVVRCLYFADTFLRDAAHHGPTMWAGTNSGSVFAYALEVPAAAANSDRRPERAVEAVLGKEVQLMHRAPVVAVAVLDGRGRPLPEPYEASRDLAQAPDMQGGHAVLIASEEQFKVFTLPKVSAKTKFKLTAHEGCRVRKVALATFASVACEDYAETCLACLTNLGDVHVFSVPGLRPQVHYACIRKEDISGIASCVFTRHGQGFYLISPSEFERFSLSARNITEPLCSLDISWPRDAMHASYRPRESPKLSQANGTPGVVLGPQSRGGSPDPTRSEGADTPEPPEATLSPTSVDSATSADTTLDTTGDVTVEDVKDFLGSSEESEKNLRNLSEEDEARACPILIG; encoded by the exons ATGCTGACGTGCGGGGCCGGCTCCTGTGCACACAGCCCGGAGAGGCGGACGCAGAGCCGTGAGCCGGGACCGGGCTGTGTGTGCGGGGGGTGCTTTTATCCTCACGTGCCCTGCGTCAGCCCCGCGACTCACAGGCGAGGAAGTGAAGGTCGCGCAGCAGCGCCCACTTGCGGGTCCGAGCGAGCCCGCGTGTCGAGTGGCGGTACAAGATGGTGCTCCTTGCGGCGAGGAGCCCCCGTGCCCTGGGGAGGCCCCTGGATAGGCAGGCCCATTGG CTACGGTGCCCCCGGCGTGGAGTTCACGGGCCTGCATCGAGACGCGGCCACCGTCACCCAGATGCACTTCCTGCCCGGCCAG GGCCGCCTCCTGACCTTGCTGGACGACAGCAGCCTCCATCTTTGGGAGGTCGTCCACCACAACGGTTGCGCCCACCTGGAGGAAGCCCTCCACCACCAGCCACCCAGTCGCCCGGGCTTTGATGGTGCCAG TGGCCTGCCCAGCCTCGCCCGCATCACCGTGGTCCTGCTGGTGGCTGCCGGTGACCTGGCGGCCCTGGGCACTGAGGGCGGAAGCGTCTTCTTCCTGGATGTTCCCACCCTGACGCTGCTTGAGGGGCAGACCCTTGGCCCGGACGAGGTTCTGCGGAG CGTGCCCGACGACTACCGGTGCGGCAAGGCCCTGGGCCCCGTGGAGGCGCTGCAGGGACGCCTGCGGGACCCCGCCCGGATCCTCGTCGGCTACAGCCGGGGCCTGCTGGTCATCTGGAACAGGGCCGCGCGGTGTGCCGACCGCATCTTCCTGGGCACCCAG CTGGAGAGCGTGTGCTGGGAGCGCAGCGGCCGCACGCTGGTCAGCTCGCACAGCGATGGCAGCTACGCCGTCTGGGCCACGGACGCCGGCGACTCCCCGATGACACAGCCCACTGTGGCCACCACGCCCTACG GCCCCTTCCCCTGCAAAGCCATCAGCAAGATCCTGTGGCGAAACTGTGCGTCTGG CGAGCACTTCGTCGTCTTCAGCGGCGGCATGCCCCGCGCCAGCTATGGCGACCGCCACTGCGTGAGTGTGCTCCAGGCCGAGACCCTGGTGACGCTGGACTTCACCTCCCGCGTCATCGACTTCTTCACGGTGCACAGCACGCGGCCCGAGGACG AGTTCGACGAGCCGCAGGCCCTGGCCGTGCTGCTCGAAGAGGAGCTGGTGGTGCTGGACCTGCAGACGCCCGGCTGGCCGGCTGTGCCCGCCCCGTACCTGGCCCCGCTGCACTCGTCCGCCATCACCTGCTCGGCCCACGTGGCCGGCGTCCCCGCCAAGCTGTGGGCCCGCATCGTGAGCGCCGGGGAGCAGCAGCACCCCACGGCCGCCTCCGGTGCCTCG AGCTGGCCTATCACCGGGGGCCGGAACCTGGCTCAGGAGCCGTCCCAGCGAGGATTGCTGCTGACCGG CCACGAGGATGGCACCGTGCGGTTCTGGGACGCCTCCGGCGTGGCCCTGCGGCCACTCTACAAGCTGAGCACGGCCGGCCTCTTTCAGACCGACTGCGAGCACGCCGACAGCCTGGCCCAGGCCGCCGAGGACGACTGGCCGCCCTTCCGCAAG GTGGGCTGCTTCGACCCCTACAGCGACGATCCACGGCTTGGCGTGCAGAAGGTGGCGCTCTGCAAGTACACCGCCCAGATGGTGGTTGCCGGCACCGCGGGCCAG gtgCTGGTGCTGGAGTTAAGTGACGAGCCGTCGGAGCAGGCGGTGGGCGTGGCCAGCGTGGACCTCCTCCAGGACCGTGAGGGCTTCACGTGGAAGGGCCACGAGCGGCTGAGCCCACGCACAGGGCCGCTGCCCTGGCCGGCCGGCTTCCAGCCCCGCGCACTGGTCCAGTGCCTGCCGCCGGCTGCCGTCACTGCCGTCACGCTCCACGCCGAGTGGGGCCTCGTGGCCTTCGGCACCAGCCACGGCTTCGGCCTCTTTGACTACCTGCGCAGGAGCCCCGTGCTGGCCAG GTGCACCTTGCACCCCAACGACTCCCTGGCCATGGAGGGGCCGCTGTCCCGCGTGAAGTCGCTCAAGAAGTCGCTGCGCCAGTCCTTCCGGCGCATCCGCAAAAGCCGCGTCTCGGGCAAGAAGCGCTTGACCGCCACCGGCAGCAAG TTGCAGGAGGCCAATGCGCAGCTGGCGGAGCAGGCCGGCCCCCACGACGTGGAGGTGACGCCCGTGCAGCGCCGCATTGAGCCCCGCTCGGCCGACGACTCCCTCTCGGGCGTCGTGCGCTGCCTCTACTTCGCCGACACCTTCCTTCGCGACG CGGCCCACCACGGCCCCACCATGTGGGCGGGCACCAACTCGGGCTCCGTATTTGCCTACGCGCTGGAGGTGCCGGCGGCAGCGGCGAACAGCGACAGGCGGCCCGAGCGGGCAGTGGAGGCCGTGCTGGGCAAGGAGGTACAGCTGATGCACCGCGCACCCGTGGTGGCCGTGGCCGTGCTGGATGGACGCGGCCGCCCGCTGCCGGAGCCCTACGAGGCCTCAAGGGACCTGGCGCAGGCGCCCGACATGCAGGGCGGCCACGCTGTGCTTATCGCATCTGAGGAGCAGTTCAAG GTGTTCACGCTGCCCAAAGTGAGCGCCAAGACCAAGTTCAAGCTGACGGCCCACGAGGGCTGCCGAGTGCGCAAGGTGGCCCTGGCCACCTTTGCCAGCGTGGCCTGCGAGGACTACGCCGAGACCTGCCTGGCCTGCCTCACCAACCTGGGCGACGTGCATGTGTTCTCGGTGCCCGGCCTGCGGCCCCAGGTGCACTACGCCTGCATCCGCAAGGAGGACATCAGCGGCATCGCCTCCTGCGTCTTCACACGACACGGCCAGG GGTTCTACCTGATTTCCCCGTCGGAGTTTGAGCGCTTCTCCCTGAGCGCCCGGAACATCACGGAGCCGCTCTGCTCTCTGGACATCAGTTGGCCCCGCGATGCCATGCATGCCAG CTACAGGCCCCGAGAGTCGCCCAAGCTGAGCCAGGCTAACGGGACCCCTGGCGTCGTCCTGGGCCCACAGAGCCGCGGCGGAAGCCCCGATCCCACCCGCAGCGAGGGAGCTG ACACCCCGGAGCCGCCGGAGGCCACGCTCTCACCCACGTCCGTCGACTCGGCCACCAGTGCCGACACGACGCTGGACACGACAGGGGACGTGACGGTGGAGGACGTGAAGGACTTCCTGGG CTCTTCAGAGGAATCCGAAAAGAACCTGCGGAACCTGTCAGAAGAGGACGAGGCCCGAGCCTGCCCCATCCTGATCGGATGA
- the LLGL1 gene encoding lethal(2) giant larvae protein homolog 1 isoform X2, with protein sequence MLTCGAGSCAHSPERRTQSREPGPGCVCGGCFYPHVPCVSPATHRRGSEGRAAAPTCGSERARVSSGGTRWCSLRRGAPVPWGGPWIGRPIGYGAPGVEFTGLHRDAATVTQMHFLPGQGRLLTLLDDSSLHLWEVVHHNGCAHLEEALHHQPPSRPGFDGASGLPSLARITVVLLVAAGDLAALGTEGGSVFFLDVPTLTLLEGQTLGPDEVLRSVPDDYRCGKALGPVEALQGRLRDPARILVGYSRGLLVIWNRAARCADRIFLGTQQLESVCWERSGRTLVSSHSDGSYAVWATDAGDSPMTQPTVATTPYGPFPCKAISKILWRNCASGEHFVVFSGGMPRASYGDRHCVSVLQAETLVTLDFTSRVIDFFTVHSTRPEDEFDEPQALAVLLEEELVVLDLQTPGWPAVPAPYLAPLHSSAITCSAHVAGVPAKLWARIVSAGEQQHPTAASGASSWPITGGRNLAQEPSQRGLLLTGHEDGTVRFWDASGVALRPLYKLSTAGLFQTDCEHADSLAQAAEDDWPPFRKVGCFDPYSDDPRLGVQKVALCKYTAQMVVAGTAGQVLVLELSDEPSEQAVGVASVDLLQDREGFTWKGHERLSPRTGPLPWPAGFQPRALVQCLPPAAVTAVTLHAEWGLVAFGTSHGFGLFDYLRRSPVLARCTLHPNDSLAMEGPLSRVKSLKKSLRQSFRRIRKSRVSGKKRLTATGSKLQEANAQLAEQAGPHDVEVTPVQRRIEPRSADDSLSGVVRCLYFADTFLRDAAHHGPTMWAGTNSGSVFAYALEVPAAAANSDRRPERAVEAVLGKEVQLMHRAPVVAVAVLDGRGRPLPEPYEASRDLAQAPDMQGGHAVLIASEEQFKVFTLPKVSAKTKFKLTAHEGCRVRKVALATFASVACEDYAETCLACLTNLGDVHVFSVPGLRPQVHYACIRKEDISGIASCVFTRHGQGFYLISPSEFERFSLSARNITEPLCSLDISWPRDAMHASYRPRESPKLSQANGTPGVVLGPQSRGGSPDPTRSEGADTPEPPEATLSPTSVDSATSADTTLDTTGDVTVEDVKDFLGSSEESEKNLRNLSEEDEARACPILIG encoded by the exons ATGCTGACGTGCGGGGCCGGCTCCTGTGCACACAGCCCGGAGAGGCGGACGCAGAGCCGTGAGCCGGGACCGGGCTGTGTGTGCGGGGGGTGCTTTTATCCTCACGTGCCCTGCGTCAGCCCCGCGACTCACAGGCGAGGAAGTGAAGGTCGCGCAGCAGCGCCCACTTGCGGGTCCGAGCGAGCCCGCGTGTCGAGTGGCGGTACAAGATGGTGCTCCTTGCGGCGAGGAGCCCCCGTGCCCTGGGGAGGCCCCTGGATAGGCAGGCCCATTGG CTACGGTGCCCCCGGCGTGGAGTTCACGGGCCTGCATCGAGACGCGGCCACCGTCACCCAGATGCACTTCCTGCCCGGCCAG GGCCGCCTCCTGACCTTGCTGGACGACAGCAGCCTCCATCTTTGGGAGGTCGTCCACCACAACGGTTGCGCCCACCTGGAGGAAGCCCTCCACCACCAGCCACCCAGTCGCCCGGGCTTTGATGGTGCCAG TGGCCTGCCCAGCCTCGCCCGCATCACCGTGGTCCTGCTGGTGGCTGCCGGTGACCTGGCGGCCCTGGGCACTGAGGGCGGAAGCGTCTTCTTCCTGGATGTTCCCACCCTGACGCTGCTTGAGGGGCAGACCCTTGGCCCGGACGAGGTTCTGCGGAG CGTGCCCGACGACTACCGGTGCGGCAAGGCCCTGGGCCCCGTGGAGGCGCTGCAGGGACGCCTGCGGGACCCCGCCCGGATCCTCGTCGGCTACAGCCGGGGCCTGCTGGTCATCTGGAACAGGGCCGCGCGGTGTGCCGACCGCATCTTCCTGGGCACCCAG CAGCTGGAGAGCGTGTGCTGGGAGCGCAGCGGCCGCACGCTGGTCAGCTCGCACAGCGATGGCAGCTACGCCGTCTGGGCCACGGACGCCGGCGACTCCCCGATGACACAGCCCACTGTGGCCACCACGCCCTACG GCCCCTTCCCCTGCAAAGCCATCAGCAAGATCCTGTGGCGAAACTGTGCGTCTGG CGAGCACTTCGTCGTCTTCAGCGGCGGCATGCCCCGCGCCAGCTATGGCGACCGCCACTGCGTGAGTGTGCTCCAGGCCGAGACCCTGGTGACGCTGGACTTCACCTCCCGCGTCATCGACTTCTTCACGGTGCACAGCACGCGGCCCGAGGACG AGTTCGACGAGCCGCAGGCCCTGGCCGTGCTGCTCGAAGAGGAGCTGGTGGTGCTGGACCTGCAGACGCCCGGCTGGCCGGCTGTGCCCGCCCCGTACCTGGCCCCGCTGCACTCGTCCGCCATCACCTGCTCGGCCCACGTGGCCGGCGTCCCCGCCAAGCTGTGGGCCCGCATCGTGAGCGCCGGGGAGCAGCAGCACCCCACGGCCGCCTCCGGTGCCTCG AGCTGGCCTATCACCGGGGGCCGGAACCTGGCTCAGGAGCCGTCCCAGCGAGGATTGCTGCTGACCGG CCACGAGGATGGCACCGTGCGGTTCTGGGACGCCTCCGGCGTGGCCCTGCGGCCACTCTACAAGCTGAGCACGGCCGGCCTCTTTCAGACCGACTGCGAGCACGCCGACAGCCTGGCCCAGGCCGCCGAGGACGACTGGCCGCCCTTCCGCAAG GTGGGCTGCTTCGACCCCTACAGCGACGATCCACGGCTTGGCGTGCAGAAGGTGGCGCTCTGCAAGTACACCGCCCAGATGGTGGTTGCCGGCACCGCGGGCCAG gtgCTGGTGCTGGAGTTAAGTGACGAGCCGTCGGAGCAGGCGGTGGGCGTGGCCAGCGTGGACCTCCTCCAGGACCGTGAGGGCTTCACGTGGAAGGGCCACGAGCGGCTGAGCCCACGCACAGGGCCGCTGCCCTGGCCGGCCGGCTTCCAGCCCCGCGCACTGGTCCAGTGCCTGCCGCCGGCTGCCGTCACTGCCGTCACGCTCCACGCCGAGTGGGGCCTCGTGGCCTTCGGCACCAGCCACGGCTTCGGCCTCTTTGACTACCTGCGCAGGAGCCCCGTGCTGGCCAG GTGCACCTTGCACCCCAACGACTCCCTGGCCATGGAGGGGCCGCTGTCCCGCGTGAAGTCGCTCAAGAAGTCGCTGCGCCAGTCCTTCCGGCGCATCCGCAAAAGCCGCGTCTCGGGCAAGAAGCGCTTGACCGCCACCGGCAGCAAG TTGCAGGAGGCCAATGCGCAGCTGGCGGAGCAGGCCGGCCCCCACGACGTGGAGGTGACGCCCGTGCAGCGCCGCATTGAGCCCCGCTCGGCCGACGACTCCCTCTCGGGCGTCGTGCGCTGCCTCTACTTCGCCGACACCTTCCTTCGCGACG CGGCCCACCACGGCCCCACCATGTGGGCGGGCACCAACTCGGGCTCCGTATTTGCCTACGCGCTGGAGGTGCCGGCGGCAGCGGCGAACAGCGACAGGCGGCCCGAGCGGGCAGTGGAGGCCGTGCTGGGCAAGGAGGTACAGCTGATGCACCGCGCACCCGTGGTGGCCGTGGCCGTGCTGGATGGACGCGGCCGCCCGCTGCCGGAGCCCTACGAGGCCTCAAGGGACCTGGCGCAGGCGCCCGACATGCAGGGCGGCCACGCTGTGCTTATCGCATCTGAGGAGCAGTTCAAG GTGTTCACGCTGCCCAAAGTGAGCGCCAAGACCAAGTTCAAGCTGACGGCCCACGAGGGCTGCCGAGTGCGCAAGGTGGCCCTGGCCACCTTTGCCAGCGTGGCCTGCGAGGACTACGCCGAGACCTGCCTGGCCTGCCTCACCAACCTGGGCGACGTGCATGTGTTCTCGGTGCCCGGCCTGCGGCCCCAGGTGCACTACGCCTGCATCCGCAAGGAGGACATCAGCGGCATCGCCTCCTGCGTCTTCACACGACACGGCCAGG GGTTCTACCTGATTTCCCCGTCGGAGTTTGAGCGCTTCTCCCTGAGCGCCCGGAACATCACGGAGCCGCTCTGCTCTCTGGACATCAGTTGGCCCCGCGATGCCATGCATGCCAG CTACAGGCCCCGAGAGTCGCCCAAGCTGAGCCAGGCTAACGGGACCCCTGGCGTCGTCCTGGGCCCACAGAGCCGCGGCGGAAGCCCCGATCCCACCCGCAGCGAGGGAGCTG ACACCCCGGAGCCGCCGGAGGCCACGCTCTCACCCACGTCCGTCGACTCGGCCACCAGTGCCGACACGACGCTGGACACGACAGGGGACGTGACGGTGGAGGACGTGAAGGACTTCCTGGG CTCTTCAGAGGAATCCGAAAAGAACCTGCGGAACCTGTCAGAAGAGGACGAGGCCCGAGCCTGCCCCATCCTGATCGGATGA